In the genome of Carnobacterium pleistocenium FTR1, one region contains:
- the lpdA gene encoding dihydrolipoyl dehydrogenase, with product MVVGDFAIELDTVIIGSGPGGYVAAIRAAQMGQKVAIIEKEYIGGVCLNVGCIPSKALISAGHHYQEALDSSVFGVTAENVVLDFAKTQEWKNNKVVSTLTKGVEGLLKKNKVEILRGEAYFNDEHTLRVMTEVAAQTYSFKNAIVATGSRPIEIKGFKFGKRVIDSTGGLALPEVPKKLIVVGGGYIGSELAGAYVNLGAEVTILEFAPSILPTFEKDMVKLVTDNFKKKNVTIENGAMAKHAVETENGVSVTYEVKGEEKTIEADYVMVTVGRRPNTDEMGLELAGIELNDRGLVKVDAQGRTNVKNIYAIGDITPGAALAHKASYEAKIAAEAISGKKVAIDYRAMPAVAFTDPELAVVGLTAADAKEKGLDVKTSKFPLAGNGRALSLNATEGFVRLVTTKADGVLVGAQIAGVSASDVIAELALAVESGMVAEDIASTIHAHPSLAEVSMDAAELALGLPIHM from the coding sequence ATGGTAGTAGGAGATTTCGCAATAGAGTTAGACACAGTTATAATTGGTTCTGGTCCAGGAGGATATGTAGCAGCCATTCGCGCTGCTCAAATGGGACAAAAAGTTGCAATTATAGAAAAAGAATATATCGGTGGAGTTTGTCTTAATGTTGGATGTATTCCTTCAAAAGCACTAATCAGTGCTGGACACCACTATCAAGAAGCTTTAGATTCATCTGTTTTCGGAGTAACTGCTGAAAATGTAGTTTTAGATTTTGCTAAAACGCAAGAATGGAAAAACAATAAAGTCGTATCAACCCTAACTAAGGGTGTTGAAGGCTTATTGAAAAAAAATAAAGTAGAGATTCTTCGTGGTGAAGCTTACTTCAACGATGAACATACTTTACGTGTGATGACTGAAGTAGCTGCTCAAACGTATTCATTTAAAAATGCAATTGTGGCAACTGGTAGCCGTCCTATCGAAATCAAAGGATTCAAATTCGGTAAACGTGTAATCGACTCAACTGGTGGATTAGCTTTACCAGAAGTTCCCAAAAAACTTATTGTTGTTGGTGGCGGTTATATCGGGAGTGAATTAGCTGGAGCTTATGTAAACTTAGGAGCTGAAGTAACGATTCTTGAATTTGCACCATCTATTTTACCAACATTTGAAAAAGATATGGTTAAATTAGTTACAGATAACTTTAAAAAGAAAAATGTTACGATTGAAAACGGTGCTATGGCTAAACATGCTGTTGAAACTGAAAATGGCGTTTCTGTCACTTATGAAGTTAAAGGCGAAGAAAAGACTATTGAAGCTGATTACGTAATGGTAACAGTTGGTCGTCGTCCAAATACGGATGAAATGGGCTTGGAATTAGCTGGTATTGAACTTAATGACCGTGGTTTAGTTAAAGTTGACGCACAAGGCCGTACAAACGTTAAAAATATCTATGCTATTGGAGATATCACTCCAGGGGCAGCTTTAGCTCATAAAGCTAGTTATGAAGCAAAAATTGCTGCTGAAGCAATTTCTGGTAAAAAAGTAGCTATTGATTACAGAGCTATGCCTGCTGTTGCGTTTACAGATCCTGAATTAGCTGTTGTTGGTTTAACTGCTGCAGATGCTAAAGAAAAAGGATTGGATGTAAAAACATCTAAATTCCCATTAGCTGGAAATGGCCGTGCATTATCTTTAAATGCTACAGAAGGTTTTGTCCGTTTAGTTACAACTAAAGCTGATGGAGTTCTTGTAGGAGCTCAAATCGCTGGTGTTAGTGCTAGTGATGTTATTGCTGAACTTGCTTTAGCAGTTGAATCCGGAATGGTTGCAGAAGATATTGCTTCAACTATTCATGCTCACCCATCTTTAGCTGAAGTATCAATGGATGCTGCTGAATTGGCATTAGGTTTACCAATTCATATGTAA